One stretch of Niallia sp. XMNu-256 DNA includes these proteins:
- a CDS encoding 3D domain-containing protein has protein sequence MTKIKKLATRMIMTLLFIGALLTTIQSITGLDVKTFVTSLNEKVEDGTNGTYISDKFTELKGALPPFHLTVKANTEVSAVEAATQSMEEQLDLAKYPKKKMIATGYTAGIESTGKSPNHPEYGITYSGVMVKRDLYSTIAADLTVFPIGTILFIPGYGFGVVADKGGAIKGNRVDLFFNTVDDVYSQWGKKEIDVYVIEEGNGTLTEADLQVLNEEESMQVFRQQYIDTERK, from the coding sequence ATGACAAAAATTAAAAAGCTAGCAACTCGTATGATCATGACCCTGCTATTTATCGGAGCTTTGCTGACAACAATCCAATCAATTACAGGATTAGATGTAAAAACTTTTGTTACTAGTTTGAATGAAAAAGTTGAGGATGGTACGAATGGAACTTATATCTCGGATAAATTCACAGAGTTAAAAGGGGCCTTGCCACCATTTCACCTAACGGTTAAAGCGAACACAGAAGTCTCGGCAGTTGAGGCAGCGACTCAAAGCATGGAGGAGCAATTAGACCTAGCTAAGTACCCTAAAAAGAAAATGATTGCAACAGGCTACACTGCGGGAATTGAATCAACAGGAAAAAGCCCTAATCATCCGGAGTATGGGATTACCTATTCGGGTGTCATGGTTAAAAGAGATTTATATTCAACAATAGCAGCTGATTTAACGGTTTTTCCAATTGGAACGATCTTATTTATTCCTGGGTATGGATTTGGGGTTGTTGCTGATAAGGGCGGTGCGATCAAAGGGAATCGGGTCGACTTATTTTTTAACACTGTAGATGATGTATATAGTCAATGGGGTAAAAAGGAAATAGACGTTTATGTGATTGAAGAGGGCAACGGGACTCTTACAGAAGCAGATCTTCAAGTGTTAAATGAAGAGGAATCCATGCAAGTATTTCGTCAGCAATATATCGATACTGAAAGAAAATAA
- a CDS encoding divergent PAP2 family protein yields the protein MDLFVNFPLWAALMAVLFAQFIKVPIQYIATRKLDWSLMTSTGGMPSSHSAMVTALATGVAIESGLGSPIFAVACVFAIVTMYDASGVRRQAGKHATVLNQLVFEFKNFVDEVKSMPQKPEEEVRKELKELLGHEPSEVFFGGLTGIFLTLAIHFLFRV from the coding sequence ATGGATTTGTTTGTAAACTTTCCCTTATGGGCTGCACTTATGGCTGTGTTGTTTGCACAGTTTATTAAAGTTCCCATCCAATATATTGCAACAAGAAAGCTTGATTGGTCATTGATGACGAGCACAGGCGGTATGCCGAGTTCTCACTCCGCTATGGTTACTGCCTTGGCAACCGGTGTTGCAATTGAATCAGGACTAGGTTCCCCCATCTTTGCGGTTGCTTGCGTTTTCGCAATTGTTACCATGTATGATGCTTCAGGGGTAAGAAGACAGGCTGGCAAACATGCCACTGTGTTAAATCAGTTGGTATTTGAATTCAAAAATTTTGTAGACGAAGTGAAATCAATGCCACAAAAACCAGAAGAGGAAGTTAGAAAAGAATTAAAAGAATTACTTGGTCATGAACCGAGCGAAGTGTTTTTTGGCGGATTGACAGGTATTTTCCTTACACTAGCCATACATTTTTTATTTCGAGTCTAA
- a CDS encoding leucyl aminopeptidase, whose amino-acid sequence MFTVRRQQPFTEEHESLIIGLFDRPVKFEEKLLELDHSFSGQLTELVKSGDISARKEQIAKIHTFGQIPSKRLYMIGLGKEKESSFEDIREAFGVVFKRIKKDKLEETAIYLDSFTTEKVEALDVAHALSEAFALATYQFEDYKQKPNEPEKCIERIVVYTEEADSEEINAALTVGYAYGKGTNSARTLVNTPGNLLTATDLAEYAKELAEKYSFEVEVLEKDDMIKLGMGAMLAVNQGSAEPPKMIVLKYQAKDEWTDVIGLVGKGITFDTGGYSIKTKAGIVGMKTDMGGAAAVLGAMEVIGELRPEQNVVAVIPSTDNMISGNALKPDDVIMSMSGKTIEVLNTDAEGRLVLADAVTYAKHHGANYLVDVATLTGGVITALGTETTGAMTNNDEWYQQVFEASIEAGEPIWRLPIFEKDKQRVRNSKMADLNNSPGSEGHAIMGGAFIGEFADTTPWVHLDIAGTATTKKGGNLGPSGATGVMVRTLALLVERFQ is encoded by the coding sequence ATGTTTACTGTTCGCAGGCAACAACCCTTTACTGAAGAACATGAAAGTTTAATTATTGGGCTATTTGACAGGCCGGTTAAATTTGAGGAAAAACTTTTGGAATTAGATCATTCTTTTTCGGGACAATTGACTGAACTCGTTAAAAGTGGTGATATTTCAGCCCGGAAAGAACAAATTGCAAAAATACATACATTCGGACAAATTCCAAGCAAACGCCTCTATATGATTGGTCTTGGGAAGGAGAAGGAATCTTCATTTGAGGATATTCGAGAAGCTTTTGGGGTCGTTTTTAAAAGAATTAAAAAAGATAAATTAGAAGAAACAGCCATTTATTTAGATTCTTTCACAACGGAAAAGGTTGAAGCGCTAGATGTCGCCCATGCTTTAAGTGAAGCGTTTGCGCTAGCAACTTATCAATTTGAGGATTATAAACAAAAACCAAATGAGCCTGAAAAATGTATTGAAAGAATTGTAGTTTACACTGAAGAAGCTGATTCAGAAGAAATTAATGCCGCCTTAACGGTTGGATACGCGTATGGAAAAGGAACGAACTCCGCGCGAACACTTGTTAATACACCTGGAAATTTATTGACAGCAACTGATTTGGCAGAGTATGCGAAAGAATTAGCAGAAAAATATTCGTTTGAAGTAGAAGTTTTGGAAAAAGACGATATGATAAAACTCGGTATGGGAGCAATGCTGGCGGTAAACCAAGGTTCTGCTGAACCTCCTAAAATGATTGTCTTAAAGTATCAAGCGAAAGACGAGTGGACAGACGTCATTGGGTTAGTCGGGAAAGGAATTACTTTTGATACAGGTGGATATTCGATTAAAACAAAGGCTGGAATTGTCGGTATGAAAACTGATATGGGTGGTGCGGCTGCTGTTTTAGGAGCAATGGAAGTAATCGGAGAGTTAAGACCAGAACAAAATGTAGTGGCTGTGATTCCGTCGACAGATAATATGATTAGTGGGAATGCTTTAAAGCCAGATGATGTGATTATGTCAATGAGTGGAAAAACAATAGAAGTATTAAATACGGACGCCGAGGGACGACTAGTGTTGGCAGATGCTGTTACCTATGCAAAACACCATGGTGCCAATTACCTAGTTGATGTAGCTACATTAACAGGAGGGGTTATTACTGCACTAGGAACTGAAACAACGGGGGCGATGACCAATAATGATGAATGGTACCAGCAAGTTTTTGAGGCTTCTATAGAAGCTGGAGAACCGATTTGGCGTTTACCAATATTTGAAAAAGATAAACAGCGGGTTCGTAATAGCAAGATGGCTGATTTAAATAATTCTCCTGGAAGTGAAGGGCATGCAATCATGGGCGGAGCATTTATTGGTGAGTTTGCTGATACAACCCCTTGGGTGCATTTAGATATTGCTGGAACGGCAACAACAAAAAAAGGTGGGAATCTGGGACCATCTGGTGCGACAGGTGTCATGGTAAGAACTTTGGCGTTACTTGTTGAAAGGTTCCAATAA
- a CDS encoding DUF1450 domain-containing protein yields MGIFLQKLFGKRKSLKLEFCQKNLDRFFDQDILSVFDQVINERNVVTKEFECLSHCKLCTEKAYVIANGEVIHADDAGVLLERLKNLSSC; encoded by the coding sequence ATGGGCATTTTTCTTCAAAAGCTATTTGGAAAAAGAAAATCGTTAAAGCTTGAATTCTGTCAGAAGAACTTGGATCGTTTTTTTGATCAAGATATCTTATCAGTCTTTGATCAGGTTATTAATGAACGCAATGTTGTTACGAAGGAATTTGAGTGTTTAAGCCATTGTAAATTATGTACAGAAAAGGCTTATGTCATCGCAAATGGTGAAGTAATTCATGCTGATGACGCAGGAGTATTGTTAGAGAGGTTAAAGAATCTATCAAGTTGTTAA
- the kapD gene encoding 3'-5' exonuclease KapD: MAENQQHLFIDFEFTMPEKGKRTKGFYPEIIEAGIVAVVNGHIYERYSTYVIPNRFPVLTDRCKSFLHISQAQIDKGVTFPELIYKISSLARDFQNTVVTWGNMDMKVLRHNCEKASLPFPIIAKEIDLSMEYKRFFGDQNQTGLWKAVQEYGKDGVGKHHRALDDALTTYHIFKLVEKDKQYLHNPDHTTIGDRVDFSQLFNKFA; this comes from the coding sequence TTGGCAGAAAATCAGCAGCATTTATTTATTGATTTTGAATTTACTATGCCTGAGAAAGGAAAAAGAACGAAAGGCTTCTATCCTGAAATAATCGAAGCTGGAATTGTCGCTGTAGTTAATGGCCATATTTATGAAAGGTACTCTACCTATGTCATACCAAATCGTTTCCCAGTATTAACGGATAGATGTAAATCCTTCCTCCATATCAGCCAAGCTCAAATTGATAAAGGTGTCACATTTCCTGAACTCATTTATAAGATTTCTAGTCTAGCAAGAGATTTTCAAAATACAGTTGTTACATGGGGAAATATGGATATGAAGGTATTACGCCATAATTGCGAAAAGGCTTCATTGCCATTTCCGATCATAGCAAAGGAAATTGATCTATCTATGGAATATAAACGATTTTTTGGTGACCAAAATCAAACAGGCTTATGGAAGGCGGTTCAAGAATATGGAAAAGATGGTGTAGGGAAGCATCACCGTGCCTTGGATGACGCACTTACTACGTATCATATTTTTAAATTAGTCGAAAAGGATAAGCAATATTTACACAATCCTGATCACACGACGATTGGTGATCGAGTTGATTTTTCGCAGCTTTTTAATAAGTTTGCTTAA
- a CDS encoding kinase-associated lipoprotein B codes for MDTLQIGDKVTAIYKTGKYIGELTDIRPEHYLVKVLAVIKHPLQGDLHNPKNADVPFFHERKALSYLEQANIPKKMVKPYEDEIPNYEASLKMAVRNFKLELEQDSSAFAEKSLRNIETLEKDYFKE; via the coding sequence TTGGATACATTACAAATCGGGGATAAAGTGACTGCGATTTACAAAACTGGAAAATACATTGGGGAATTAACTGACATCCGTCCAGAACATTATTTAGTCAAAGTTTTAGCTGTGATTAAACATCCATTGCAAGGAGATCTACACAACCCTAAAAATGCAGATGTTCCTTTTTTCCATGAAAGAAAGGCTCTTTCCTATTTAGAACAAGCCAATATACCGAAAAAAATGGTGAAGCCATATGAAGATGAAATTCCAAATTATGAGGCGTCATTAAAAATGGCTGTGAGGAACTTTAAGCTCGAATTAGAGCAAGATTCTTCCGCGTTTGCAGAGAAAAGTTTGAGGAATATTGAAACATTAGAAAAGGATTATTTTAAAGAATAA
- a CDS encoding superoxide dismutase family protein has product MKKISLFLLFLFLTGCVGEEVTKMDVKMHNADGDTLGTITLTEQASGIKLDIDLSGLPSGEHAMHIHDKSSCEGPDFKSAGDHFNPDDKKHGLLHPEGAHAGDLPNIIVKEGGVVKAELKAPLVTLKEGKASLLTKDGKSIVIHDGKDDGMSQPAGDAGERIACGEITKQ; this is encoded by the coding sequence ATGAAAAAAATAAGTTTATTTCTTTTGTTCCTTTTTTTAACAGGTTGTGTAGGAGAAGAAGTGACTAAAATGGATGTGAAAATGCACAATGCTGATGGGGATACACTTGGTACGATTACTCTAACCGAGCAGGCAAGTGGGATTAAATTAGATATAGACTTAAGTGGTTTGCCTTCAGGTGAACATGCAATGCATATTCATGATAAAAGTTCTTGTGAAGGACCTGATTTTAAGTCAGCAGGCGATCATTTTAATCCAGATGATAAGAAACACGGTTTGCTTCATCCTGAAGGGGCGCATGCAGGAGATTTGCCAAACATCATTGTGAAGGAAGGCGGTGTAGTAAAAGCAGAATTAAAGGCCCCTTTAGTAACATTGAAGGAAGGGAAAGCTTCTCTGTTAACAAAGGATGGGAAATCGATTGTTATTCATGACGGTAAAGACGATGGCATGTCACAACCAGCCGGGGATGCTGGAGAGCGAATTGCATGTGGAGAGATAACTAAGCAATAG
- a CDS encoding Lrp/AsnC family transcriptional regulator, whose amino-acid sequence MKLTEKEMEIIEIIEKDARLPIESIAKMTQLSTEETEEIIKKLEEQRIIVKYISVIDWAKIEEYAGVRAMIDVKVTPQRGVGFNEIAERIYRFEEVNSVYLMSGTYDLSVIIEGHSMNDIARFVFEKLATLESVVSTTTHFILKKYKHDGIIFEPEKKDRRIVVSP is encoded by the coding sequence ATGAAACTAACTGAAAAGGAAATGGAGATTATCGAGATCATTGAAAAGGATGCTCGATTACCAATTGAAAGTATTGCCAAAATGACCCAATTAAGTACAGAGGAAACGGAAGAGATTATCAAAAAATTAGAAGAGCAAAGAATTATTGTCAAATATATTTCTGTTATCGATTGGGCAAAGATTGAAGAATATGCAGGTGTTCGAGCGATGATTGATGTGAAAGTAACCCCACAACGGGGAGTAGGCTTTAATGAAATTGCTGAACGCATCTATCGTTTTGAAGAGGTAAACTCTGTGTATTTAATGTCAGGGACCTATGATTTATCGGTCATAATTGAAGGTCATTCAATGAATGACATTGCACGATTTGTATTTGAAAAGTTGGCTACACTAGAATCTGTTGTTTCAACGACCACACATTTTATTCTCAAAAAATATAAGCACGATGGAATTATTTTTGAACCTGAGAAAAAAGATAGACGAATTGTGGTGTCACCTTAA
- a CDS encoding aminotransferase, producing the protein MNQSTKSYLSKKAKELKPSGIRRFFDLAAGREGVVSLGVGEPDFVTSWNVREAAINSLEQGFTSYTANAGLIELREEIAHYMSTRFHVDYSPQTEIIVTVGASEAIDIAMRAILDPGDEVIVIEPCFVSYVPIVELAGGVAVQVQALKENDFKITPNQIEKAITNKTKALLICSPNNPTGSMLNKQELEALAKVAIQHDLIVVADEIYAELVYDEDYTSLPSLNGMKERTILISGFSKSFAMTGWRLGFVCSPPEISGAMLKIHQYTMMCASTMAQYAALEALKNGRNEVIEMVKSYRRRRNYIVQSFNEMGLSCHVPGGAFYAFPSIESTGLTSQEFAQQLLEQENVAVVPGDVFGKSGEGHIRCSYATSIEEIQEAMKRINRFLESLEKK; encoded by the coding sequence ATGAACCAATCAACAAAGTCTTACTTATCTAAAAAAGCAAAGGAATTAAAGCCATCTGGAATCAGACGATTTTTTGATTTGGCTGCAGGCAGGGAAGGGGTTGTTTCACTCGGGGTGGGGGAACCGGATTTTGTTACTTCCTGGAATGTTAGAGAAGCGGCGATTAATTCACTTGAGCAAGGGTTTACTTCCTATACAGCGAATGCGGGGCTGATAGAGTTAAGGGAAGAAATTGCCCATTATATGTCAACAAGATTTCATGTTGACTATTCACCGCAAACCGAAATCATTGTTACAGTTGGGGCGAGTGAAGCGATTGATATTGCCATGAGAGCGATATTGGACCCAGGTGATGAAGTGATCGTAATAGAGCCATGTTTTGTTTCTTACGTTCCGATCGTTGAACTCGCTGGTGGTGTTGCTGTTCAAGTACAGGCATTAAAAGAAAATGATTTTAAAATAACGCCAAATCAAATAGAAAAGGCCATTACAAATAAAACGAAAGCGCTGCTTATTTGTTCACCTAATAACCCAACAGGCTCCATGTTAAATAAACAGGAACTAGAGGCTTTAGCCAAGGTAGCCATTCAACATGACTTAATTGTGGTTGCAGATGAGATCTATGCGGAACTTGTTTACGATGAGGACTATACTAGCTTGCCTTCCCTTAACGGAATGAAAGAAAGAACCATTTTAATATCAGGTTTTTCAAAAAGTTTCGCTATGACGGGTTGGAGGCTTGGATTTGTATGTTCTCCTCCTGAAATATCTGGTGCTATGCTGAAAATCCATCAGTATACGATGATGTGTGCTTCAACAATGGCCCAATACGCAGCGTTGGAAGCTTTGAAAAACGGACGAAATGAAGTTATCGAGATGGTTAAAAGTTACCGAAGACGAAGAAACTACATCGTACAATCCTTTAATGAAATGGGGCTTTCTTGTCATGTGCCAGGTGGAGCCTTTTATGCGTTTCCTTCGATCGAGTCAACAGGGTTAACTTCGCAAGAGTTTGCACAGCAATTATTAGAACAAGAAAATGTAGCTGTTGTGCCTGGTGATGTATTTGGGAAGAGCGGTGAAGGACATATCCGCTGTTCTTACGCAACCTCGATTGAAGAAATTCAAGAGGCTATGAAGCGGATCAACCGATTTTTAGAAAGTCTTGAAAAAAAGTAA
- the yugI gene encoding S1 domain-containing post-transcriptional regulator GSP13: MTENIEVGSVLTGKVTGIQAYGAFVALDENNQGLVHISEITHGYVKDINEYLKVGDEVKVKVLSVDKNAGKIGLSIRATEEAPAAAPESKPAPKSRKRQAAAIQAETEPGFNTLRDKLQEWIEQSSQNNDLIKK, from the coding sequence ATGACTGAAAATATTGAAGTAGGTAGTGTTTTAACGGGTAAGGTTACTGGTATCCAAGCGTATGGAGCTTTTGTTGCATTAGATGAAAACAATCAAGGGCTTGTTCATATTTCTGAAATTACTCATGGATATGTAAAAGATATTAATGAATATTTAAAAGTGGGCGATGAAGTAAAAGTAAAAGTTTTATCTGTTGATAAAAATGCGGGGAAAATTGGTTTGTCGATTCGTGCAACAGAAGAAGCTCCTGCTGCAGCTCCTGAATCAAAACCTGCACCAAAATCACGGAAACGTCAAGCAGCAGCTATTCAAGCTGAAACAGAACCTGGATTCAATACACTAAGAGATAAACTGCAAGAGTGGATCGAACAATCCTCTCAAAACAATGATTTAATTAAGAAGTAA
- a CDS encoding DUF378 domain-containing protein: MNGIQRAALVLTIIGALNWGLIGLFQFDLVASLFGGQDAFLSRLVYGLVGLAGLINLGLLFKSNEGFGRSPELRTE, translated from the coding sequence ATGAACGGAATTCAACGTGCTGCACTCGTATTAACTATCATTGGGGCATTAAATTGGGGATTAATTGGATTATTTCAATTCGATTTAGTTGCATCCCTTTTCGGAGGGCAAGACGCCTTCTTATCCCGACTCGTTTATGGACTCGTTGGACTTGCTGGACTTATCAACTTAGGATTATTATTCAAATCAAACGAAGGATTTGGACGTAGTCCTGAACTGAGAACAGAGTAG